One genomic segment of Ipomoea triloba cultivar NCNSP0323 chromosome 9, ASM357664v1 includes these proteins:
- the LOC116029834 gene encoding Werner Syndrome-like exonuclease: MTIPPRLRRVRQCRHSFGLHQVHFHGNNLLVTVTKRAAKVDEWVNEILHNYCHALHNLVVGLDIEWHPCSEGEHNPAATLQLCVGERCLIFLLLHKDFIPRSLLAFLAHPRFTFVGVGVQDDADKLLQDHGLAVTNVADLRRLAEMVYRSEEYRRMGLKKMAWRFLGRVMEKPREVTLSNWDSKNLTFPQIEYGCIDAFVSFELGFNLFAMAYTHHIQ, encoded by the coding sequence ATGACGATTCCACCTAGGCTTCGCCGAGTCCGCCAGTGCCGCCACTCCTTCGGGCTACACCAAGTTCACTTTCACGGCAACAACCTCTTGGTCACCGTCACAAAGAGAGCCGCTAAGGTCGATGAATGGGTTAACGAGATCCTTCACAATTACTGTCATGCCCTTCACAATCTTGTCGTTGGCCTCGACATTGAGTGGCACCCATGCTCTGAAGGGGAACATAACCCGGCTGCCACGCTCCAGCTTTGCGTCGGGGAAAGGTGCTTGATTTTTCTACTTTTGCACAAGGATTTCATCCCCCGTTCTCTCCTTGCCTTTCTAGCTCATCCCCGCTTCACCTTTGTTGGCGTTGGGGTTCAAGACGATGCCGACAAGCTTCTCCAAGATCACGGCTTGGCGGTCACAAATGTTGCTGATTTGCGGCGTCTGGCTGAGATGGTTTACCGTTCGGAAGAGTATAGGAGGATGGGTTTGAAGAAAATGGCATGGCGATTTCTAGGGAGAGTGATGGAGAAACCCCGGGAAGTGACTCTAAGTAATTGGGATTCTAAAAATCTTACTTTTCCCCAAATTGAATATGGATGCATTGATGCTTTTGTTTCCTTTGAATTGGGTTTCAATTTGTTTGCCATGGCTTACACTCATCACATACAGTAG